A part of Streptomyces sp. NBC_01497 genomic DNA contains:
- a CDS encoding cysteine desulfurase family protein: MAYLDHAATTPMLPEAIEAMTAQLGLTGNASSLHAAGRRARRTVEEARESLGAALGARPSEIVFTSGGTEADNLAVKGLFWSRRAADPARTRVLSSPVEHHAVLDTVDWLAEHEGATVEYLPVDGYGRVSPEALREAIERDPLDVALVTVMWANNEIGTLLPVPELAAVASEYGIPLHSDAVQAFGQSPLDFGASGCAAMTVSAHKIGGPYGIGALLLGRDHTPVPVLHGGGQERQVRSGTLDVPAIASFAVAAGLAAERREAFARDIGALRDELIEAVRKAVPDAVLGGDPELRLPANAHFSFPGCEGDSLLLLLDAQGIECSTGSACTAGIAQPSHVVLATGHDPDLARGTLRFSLGHTSTRADVAAVAGAIGPAVERARGAGLS, encoded by the coding sequence ATGGCATACCTCGACCACGCCGCGACCACTCCGATGCTGCCGGAGGCGATCGAGGCGATGACCGCCCAGCTCGGCCTCACCGGCAACGCCTCCTCGCTGCACGCGGCGGGCCGCCGGGCCCGGCGCACGGTCGAGGAGGCGCGGGAGAGCCTCGGCGCCGCCCTCGGCGCCCGGCCCAGCGAGATCGTCTTCACCTCCGGGGGCACCGAGGCGGACAACCTCGCCGTCAAGGGCCTGTTCTGGTCCCGTCGCGCCGCCGACCCCGCCAGGACCCGGGTGCTCTCCAGCCCCGTCGAGCACCATGCCGTCCTCGACACCGTCGACTGGCTCGCCGAGCACGAGGGCGCCACCGTCGAGTACCTGCCCGTCGACGGGTACGGCAGGGTCAGCCCCGAGGCACTGCGCGAGGCCATCGAGCGCGACCCCCTCGACGTCGCCCTGGTCACCGTCATGTGGGCCAACAACGAGATCGGCACGCTGCTGCCGGTCCCGGAGCTCGCGGCGGTTGCGAGCGAGTACGGCATCCCGCTGCACTCCGACGCGGTGCAGGCCTTCGGCCAGAGCCCGCTCGACTTCGGCGCGTCCGGCTGCGCCGCGATGACCGTCTCCGCCCACAAGATCGGCGGGCCCTACGGCATCGGCGCCCTGCTGCTCGGCCGGGACCACACCCCCGTGCCGGTGCTGCACGGCGGCGGCCAGGAGCGCCAGGTCCGCTCCGGCACCCTCGACGTCCCCGCCATCGCGTCCTTCGCCGTCGCCGCGGGGCTCGCCGCCGAGCGGCGCGAGGCCTTCGCCCGGGACATCGGCGCCCTGCGCGACGAGCTGATCGAGGCCGTACGCAAGGCGGTGCCGGACGCGGTGCTCGGCGGCGACCCCGAGCTCCGGCTGCCCGCGAACGCGCACTTCTCCTTCCCCGGCTGCGAGGGCGACTCCCTGCTCCTGCTGCTCGACGCGCAGGGCATCGAGTGCTCCACCGGCTCCGCCTGCACGGCAGGCATCGCGCAGCCCAGCCATGTCGTCCTCGCCACCGGCCACGACCCCGACCTGGCGCGCGGCACGCTGCGCTTCTCGCTGGGCCACACCTCCACCCGCGCAGACGTGGCCGCCGTCGCCGGCGCCATCGGCCCGGCGGTCGAGCGGGCCAGGGGAGCGGGACTGAGCTGA
- a CDS encoding DUF2252 domain-containing protein: MKLVDDSPGRVASRTPDERARLGREARRRVPRSSHAALGPTAGRPDPVALIEAQSASRAQDLVPLRYARMTESPFRFYRGAAAVMAEDLARTPSTGLAVQLCGDAHLLNFRLLASPERRLVFDINDFDETLPGPWEWDVKRLAASLVIAGRENGFGERERAAVVRTAVGSYRNRLRHFAGLGNLDVWYAHGDVEDIAALAADKLGPSGAGVITHAASKARGRDNLAAFEKLTERVDGERRFVADPPLLVPLADFVRGAERDGIEHLLRTLVAGYARSLPTDRRHLLRQYRVVDMARKVVGVGSVGTRCWVILLLGRDERDPLILQAKEADRSVLEEHTAESRYDNQGHRVVAGQRLMQAVGDIFLGWDRITGFDGVLRDFYVRQLHDWKGIAQPDSMEPRGLRAFGEICGATLARAHARSGDRIAIAAYLGGGEVFDRAVAEFAELYADRTEEDHAALREAVRTGRVRAAEAA; encoded by the coding sequence GTGAAACTCGTGGACGACAGCCCCGGGAGGGTCGCTTCGCGGACCCCGGACGAGCGTGCCCGGCTGGGCCGGGAGGCGCGTCGGCGGGTGCCCCGCTCCAGCCATGCCGCCCTCGGGCCCACGGCGGGCCGCCCCGACCCGGTCGCTCTCATCGAGGCACAGTCCGCGTCGCGGGCCCAGGACCTCGTGCCGTTGCGCTACGCGCGGATGACCGAGTCCCCGTTCCGCTTCTACCGGGGCGCCGCCGCCGTCATGGCCGAGGACCTCGCCCGTACGCCGAGCACCGGCCTCGCCGTGCAACTGTGCGGCGACGCGCACCTGCTGAACTTCCGGCTGCTCGCCTCGCCCGAGCGCCGTCTCGTCTTCGACATCAACGACTTCGACGAGACGCTGCCCGGACCCTGGGAGTGGGACGTCAAGCGTCTCGCCGCCAGTCTGGTGATCGCGGGCCGCGAGAACGGCTTCGGCGAGAGGGAACGCGCGGCGGTCGTCCGCACCGCCGTCGGTTCGTACCGCAACCGCCTGCGGCACTTCGCGGGGCTCGGCAACCTCGACGTCTGGTACGCGCACGGCGATGTGGAGGACATCGCGGCCCTGGCCGCCGACAAGCTCGGTCCTTCCGGCGCGGGAGTGATCACGCACGCCGCGTCGAAGGCGCGCGGCCGGGACAACCTCGCCGCGTTCGAGAAGCTGACGGAGCGCGTCGACGGCGAGCGCCGCTTCGTCGCCGACCCGCCACTGCTCGTGCCGCTCGCGGATTTCGTGCGGGGCGCCGAGCGCGACGGCATCGAGCACCTGCTGCGGACCCTGGTCGCGGGCTATGCGCGCAGCCTGCCCACCGACCGCAGGCACCTGCTGCGGCAGTACCGGGTCGTCGACATGGCCCGCAAGGTCGTCGGGGTCGGCAGCGTCGGTACCCGCTGCTGGGTGATCCTGCTGCTGGGCCGGGACGAGCGCGATCCGCTGATCCTGCAGGCCAAGGAGGCGGACCGGTCGGTCCTCGAAGAGCACACCGCCGAGAGCCGCTACGACAACCAGGGCCACCGGGTCGTGGCGGGCCAGCGGCTGATGCAGGCGGTCGGTGACATCTTCCTCGGCTGGGACCGGATCACCGGCTTCGACGGCGTGCTCCGCGACTTCTACGTGCGCCAGCTGCACGACTGGAAGGGCATCGCCCAGCCCGATTCGATGGAGCCGCGGGGGCTGCGCGCCTTCGGGGAGATCTGCGGGGCGACGCTCGCCCGCGCGCACGCCCGCTCCGGCGACCGGATCGCGATCGCCGCCTATCTGGGCGGCGGGGAGGTCTTCGACCGGGCCGTCGCGGAGTTCGCCGAGCTGTACGCGGATCGCACCGAGGAGGACCACGCGGCGTTGCGGGAGGCCGTGCGCACGGGCCGGGTGCGGGCCGCGGAGGCGGCCTGA
- a CDS encoding N-acetylmuramoyl-L-alanine amidase, translating to MGRTTPAAWGGKGATPGRRAVLIGGGLALLGGAIALGEELSRSDAPPDPRPRGHGAVDFADARWIAASSGNYRVADRPVDFPVEMVVIHVTQADYATTVRLFEDPRHEAAAHYVVRQNGQVTQMIRELDVAFQAGNRWYNNHSVGIEHEGFVTRRKDFTDAMYATSARLTADICRRYRIPVDRRHIIGHVEVPGTDHTDPGRYWDWPRYMELVEAAGGSAAPART from the coding sequence ATGGGACGGACGACACCCGCCGCCTGGGGCGGCAAGGGCGCGACTCCGGGGCGCCGCGCGGTGCTCATCGGGGGCGGTCTGGCGCTGCTGGGCGGTGCGATCGCGCTGGGCGAGGAGCTGTCACGCTCCGACGCCCCGCCGGACCCCCGCCCGCGCGGGCACGGTGCCGTCGACTTCGCGGACGCCCGCTGGATCGCGGCGTCCAGCGGGAACTACCGGGTGGCCGACCGCCCGGTGGACTTCCCGGTGGAGATGGTGGTCATCCATGTGACGCAGGCCGACTACGCGACGACGGTGCGCCTGTTCGAGGACCCGCGCCACGAGGCCGCCGCGCACTACGTGGTCCGCCAGAACGGTCAGGTCACCCAGATGATCCGGGAGCTCGACGTGGCCTTCCAGGCCGGGAACCGCTGGTACAACAACCACAGCGTCGGCATCGAGCACGAGGGGTTCGTGACCCGGCGCAAGGACTTCACGGACGCCATGTACGCGACGTCGGCGCGGCTCACGGCGGACATCTGCCGCCGGTACCGGATACCGGTGGACCGGCGGCACATCATCGGGCATGTGGAGGTGCCGGGCACGGACCACACGGACCCGGGCCGGTACTGGGACTGGCCGCGCTACATGGAACTCGTGGAGGCGGCCGGCGGGTCGGCGGCCCCGGCGCGCACCTGA